In Triticum urartu cultivar G1812 chromosome 6, Tu2.1, whole genome shotgun sequence, the following proteins share a genomic window:
- the LOC125516155 gene encoding pentatricopeptide repeat-containing protein At4g20770-like, whose translation MANRAAQLAGVLQACIKRNPKPSRAHAKAAHARVLAGGLAADTFLLNRLVELYSLSGLPRDALRAFRTLPHPNAYSYNAALSAASRAGDLDAARTLLDEMPEPNVVSWNTVISALARSERAGEALGLYEGMLREGLVPTHFTLASVLSACGSMAALEDGRRCHGLVVKVGLEENLFVENALLGMYTKCGSVGDAVRLFDRMARPNEVSFTAMMGGLAQTGSVDDALRLFARMCRSGVRVDPVAVSSVLGSCAQAGASEFNVLRAFQLGQCIHALIVRKGFGADQHVGNSLIDMYTKCMQMDEAVKVFDSLPSVSIVSWNILITGFGQAGSYEKALEVLNMMVESGSEPNEVTYSNMLASCIKARDVPSARAMFDNISRPTLTTWNTLLSGYCQEELHQETIELFRKMQHQNVQPDRTTLAVILSSCSRLGNLNLGAQVHSASIRLLLHNDMFVASGLVDMYAKCGQISIARSIFNRMTERDVVCWNSMISGLAIHSFNKEAFDFFKQMRQNGMMPTSSSYATMINSCARLPSVPQGRQIHAQVAKDGYDQNVYVGSALIDMYAKCGNMDDARLSFDSMVTKNIVAWNEMIHGYAQNGFGEKAVELFEYMLTTEQRPDSVTFIAVLTGCSHSGLVDEAIAFFNSMKSTYRITPLAEHYTCLIDGLGRAGRLVEVEALIEQMPCKDDPIVWEVLLAACAVHHNAELGECAAQHLFHLDPKNPSPYVLLSNIYASLGRHGDASGIRALMISRGVVKGRGYSWIDHKDDVRAFMVADDLQKDSGESKMFSNQESAAGVTEVHQKETCAG comes from the coding sequence ATGGCGAACCGGGCGGCCCAGCTCGCGGGCGTGCTCCAAGCCTGCATCAAGCGGAACCCAAAGCCCAGCCGCGCCCACGCCAAGGCTGCACACGCGCGCGTCCTCGCCGGCGGCCTCGCCGCCGACACCTTCCTCCTCAACCGCCTGGTCGAGCTCTACTCGCTCTCCGGCCTCCCGCGCGACGCCCTCCGCGCCTTCCGCACCCTGCCCCACCCCAACGCCTACTCCTACAATGCGGCGCTCTCGGCGGCCAGCCGCGCGGGCGACCTCGACGCGGCCCGGACGCTGCTCGACGAAATGCCCGAGCCGAACGTCGTCTCCTGGAACACCGTCATCTCCGCGCTCGCGCGGTCCGAGCGCGCGGGCGAGGCGCTGGGCCTCTACGAAGGGATGCTGCGGGAGGGCCTCGTCCCGACGCACTTCACGCTCGCCAGCGTGCTCAGCGCTTGCGGCTCCATGGCCGCGCTCGAGGACGGGAGGCGCTGCCATGGGCTCGTAGTCAAGGTCGGGCTTGAAGAGAATCTGTTCGTGGAGAACGCGCTCCTTGGCATGTACACCAAGTGCGGCAGCGTCGGGGATGCTGTGCGGCTGTTCGACCGGATGGCTCGCCCGAACGAGGTGTCGTTCACGGCGATGATGGGAGGGCTGGCACAGACTGGGTCCGTGGACGATGCGCTCAGGTTGTTCGCCAGGATGTGCAGGAGTGGGGTACGAGTTGATCCCGTGGCCGTGTCAAGTGTTCTGGGCTCGTGCGCACAAGCTGGCGCCAGCGAGTTCAATGTTCTTCGCGCGTTCCAGCTTGGGCAGTGCATTCACGCCTTGATCGTCAGAAAAGGCTTTGGGGCAGACCAGCATGTGGGGAACTCCTTGATCGATATGTACACCAAGTGCATGCAAATGGACGAGGCTGTCAAGGTGTTCGACTCATTGCCCAGCGTCAGTATTGTTTCTTGGAACATCCTTATAACTGGATTTGGCCAGGCGGGCAGTTATGAGAAGGCTTTGGAAGTATTGAACATGATGGTAGAGTCGGGCTCTGAGCCCAATGAGGTCACTTACAGTAACATGCTCGCGTCCTGTATTAAGGCGAGGGATGTTCCATCTGCTCGTGCAATGTTTGACAATATATCAAGGCCGACTTTGACTACGTGGAACACACTTTTGTCTGGTTACTGCCAGGAGGAACTgcatcaagaaacaatcgagTTGTTTAGGAAAATGCAGCATCAAAATGTGCAGCCTGACCGAACAACTCTGGCCGTGATCCTCAGTTCATGCTCAAGATTGGGGAATTTGAACCTTGGAGCACAAGTTCATTCTGCTTCAATAAGACTCCTGTTGCATAATGACATGTTCGTCGCTAGTGGTTTGGTCGATATGTATGCAAAATGTGGACAGATTAGTATTGCCAGGAGCATTTTCAACAGGATGACAGAGAGAGATGTGGTGTGTTGGAATTCCATGATCTCAGGTTTGGCTATCCATTCTTTCAACAAAGAGGCCTTTGATTTCTTCAAGCAGATGCGACAAAATGGAATGATGCCCACATCCTCCTCCTATGCTACCATGATTAATTCATGTGCAAGACTTCCTTCCGTACCTCAAGGTAGGCAGATACATGCACAAGTTGCGAAAGATGGTTATGATCAGAATGTCTATGTGGGTAGTGCCCTGATTGATATGTATGCTAAATGTGGCAACATGGACGATGCACGTCTTTCCTTCGACAGCATGGTGACTAAGAATATAGTTGCATGGAATGAGATGATACATGGATATGCTCAGAATGGTTTTGGAGAAAAGGCCGTTGAACTATTTGAGTATATGTTAACTACAGAACAGCGGCCAGATAGTGTCACTTTCATTGCCGTCCTAACAGGATGTAGTCACTCCGGGCTCGTAGATGAAGCCATTGCATTCTTTAATTCCATGAAGAGTACTTACAGAATTACACCACTGGCTGAGCATTACACTTGTCTCATAGATGGATTGGGGCGAGCGGGTCGGCTTGTTGAAGTGGAGGCACTAATAGAACAGATGCCATGCAAAGATGATCCTATAGTGTGGGAAGTTCTACTTGCTGCATGTGCTGTACATCACAATGCTGAATTGGGGGAATGTGCCGCGCAGCACCTGTTCCACCTTGATCCAAAGAACCCATCACCCTATGTTCTCTTGTCAAACATATATGCTTCCTTAGGCCGACATGGGGATGCATCAGGCATTAGGGCATTGATGATTAGCCGTGGAGTTGTCAAAGGTCGTGGATACAGCTGGATAGATCACAAGGATGATGTTCGTGCCTTTATGGTTGCTGATGATCTTCAGAAGGACAGTGGAGAATCTAAAATGTTCAGCAATCAAGAGAGTGCTGCTGGGGTTACAGAAGTACACCAGAAAGAGACATGTGCTGGTTGA